CTGAACATTCTTGAATTAATTTCGCGATTAAACCTGTCCATCCAGTTTGATGACTAGCACCAATACCAGCGCCGTTATCTCCGTGAAAGTATTCATTAAACAGAATCAGATTGCGCCAATTTGGATCTGTTTGGAATTTTTCTGTTCCACCATAAAAAGGTCGCTGACCAGAAGCATCAGCTAGAAAAATTTCGATCAGCCTTTCACCTAATGCAATTGATACTTCCTTGAGGGTCATCATTTGGCCTGAACCAGTGGGACATTCAACTTTGAAATCGTCGCCGAAGTAGCTATAGAACTTTTGCAGCGATTCTAGGAGGAGATAATTAATCGGAAACCAAATTGGCCCGCGCCAGTTAGAATTACCGCCAAACATTCCGGTGGTAGACTCAGCAGGTTCGTAATCGACTCGATGTTCTTGTCCATCGACTTTTAAAACGTAAGGATGGGATGCATGAACTTTAGAAACAGAGCGAATACCATAAGGACTAAAAAATTCGGTTGCATCTAACATCTTTTCTAGGATGCGACGGAGTTTATCTGGATAAACGATCGCTAAAAGTCGCCTTTCACCCATACCTTGTGTGTGCATACAAGCGATATTTCTAGTCAAATCGTGGCGATTTTGCAAAAACCATTGCGTGCGTTGGTGAAAGCCTGGAAGTCGATCTAAGGTTTCTGATTCTAAAATGCTGACGGCACATAATGGGATTAACCCCACGAGCGATCGCACTTTCATCGGGAATTGATGGCCATCTGGTGAATGTAGGGCATCGTAGTAAAAACCATCGTCTTCATCCCATAATGCTATTTCGGCATCACCTACGCCGTTCATAGCATCAGCTATATATAAAAAATGCTCAAAAAACTTGCTGGCAATGTCTTCGTAGGTAGAATTATCTTTTGCTAACTCTAAGGCGATGGTCAGCATATTTAAACAATACATCGCCATCCAACTTGTGCCATCTGCTTGTTGTAAATATCCCCCCGTTGGTAGTTGAACGCTACGGTCGAAAACACCAATATTATCCATGCCCAAAAAGCCACCCTGAAAGATATTTCTGCCTTCTAAATCTTTCCGGTTAACCCACCAAGTAAAGTTTAGTAATAATTTCTGAAAAACACTTTCCAGAAATTTTTTATCTGCATGACCATAGATTTTTTGCTCAATCTGATAAACTTGCCATGCAGCCCAAGCGTGTACAGGCGGATTGACATCACCAAAAGCCCATTCATAAGCGGGTAGCTGACCGTTGGGATGCATATACCACTCCCGTGTCAAGCGACTCAGTTGCAGCTTGGCAAATTCGGGGTCAATCATGGAGAGGGGAATTACATGAAAAGCTAAATCCCAAGCCGCAAACCAAGGATATTCCCATTTGTCGGGCATGGAAATTATATCGTCGTTAAATACATGAAACCATTCATGGTTTCTACCACTAAGTCGGGATGTTGGTGGCACAGGGCCCGCCGGATCGCCTTTTAGCCATTCTTCAATTACATAATAGTAAAATTGTTTGCTCCATAACATCCCAGCAAATGCCTGTCGCTGCACATTTCGCTTATCTTCTGACATTGGCAACGGGCAAATCCGTTGATAAAATTCATCTGCTTCGCGCTGGCGCTGTTGCCAAACTGTATCAAATTCAGTCCCGAATGGTGCAGTTAAATCTTGCGCGTCACTTAATCGCAATCGGATTTTTTTGGTTTCACCTGCACCAATGTTTAATTCATAACGAGCAGCAAATTTAGTGCCAATGCGATTGGGATTGACATCTGTTTTTTGCCCATTTACCAGATAATTGTTAATTCCATCTTTAACGTATGGGGAAGTATTATTAACTCCAAACAATCTTTGATTATTAGTCTCGTTTTCGGTAAATAGTAATTCTGGAGTTTCATTACAGTACAACCAACGGGTTTCTAAGGAGGGGTGATAAGCTTCGATGGTGCTGAGTTGAGAGTTAGATTGGCTAATTTTCAACCACGGCTTTTCTTCTTGACTATCAGTCCAAGACCAAGTGTTGCGAAACCAGAGTGTTGGTAGCAAATGCAGGGTTTTTGCCTCTGGGCCTCGGTTAATTACACTAATTTCAATTAAAATATCGTCGGCTGAAGCCTTGGCGTATTCAACGAATACATCAAAATAGCGGTCTTGGTCAAATATACCTGTGTTAATTAATTCAAACTCTGGACTTTGGCGATCTCTGCGGCGATTTTCTTCTACCAGTTGGTTGTATGGGAAAGCTGCTTGGGGATATTTATAAAGATATTTCATGTAGGAATGAGTCGGGGTATTATCTAAGTAGAAGTAGTATTCTTTAACATCTTCCCCGTGATTTCCCTGATTTCCGGTCAGACCAAAAAGCCTTTCTTTGAGAATAGCATCCTCACCATTCCAGAGAGCGATCGCAAAACATAGTCGTTGATGATTGTCGGAAATTCCGGCAATCCCATCTTCTCCCCAGCGATAAGCGCGAGAGCGAGCATGGTCGTGGGGAAAGAATTCCCAGGCAGTACCATCAGGGCTATAATCTTCGCGCACTGTTCCCCACTGGCGTTCACTCAGGTAGGAACCCCATCGTTTCCAGTAAGCTGTGCGATCGCGGTCTGCTGCTAATCTTAGTTCTTCTTGAGTCATGGCGATTTTGGATTTTGGATTTTGGATTTTGGATTAAGAATCTTTAGCACAAGGTTGTTTGAAATTAATACGGTTCAGTTAGAGGGAAAATTCTTTATCGAACCGCAGAGGCACAGAGGAAACAGAGAGAAGAAAAAAATGCTTAACTTGAAGTAGTTAAATATACTGATTTTTGATTAATCCAAAACTTCAAATTCAGAACTCTCTATATATTTTCTGTTGCTACCCAGGCGCGAAGCACTTCTGCTACTGTCCAGGCTTGAGCAATACAACCGCGTGGGGTGAATGGTTCATTGCCATCAAAAATTTCACTGAGGCTACCAACTCCGTGAGCGCATAGATGATTAGCCATTGGTTTAAGGAAACTCCGAGCTTGGGCTGGATGATTGAAAACACGCAAATGGGCTAAAACAAATGGCCCAATCAGCCAGCCCCAAACTGTTCCTTGATGATAAGCACTATCTCGCTGAAGCTGATCTCCACCGTAGTTACCTTGATATTGGGGATGCTTGGGATCGAGGCTGCGTAGACCGCCAGATGTGAGAAGCGATCGCGCGCAAGATTCTACTACAGCACGTTGTTGAACTGGAGTCAAGGGGCTTTCTGGTAAGGATACAGCGAATATCTGGTTTGGCCGCAACGATTGATCGTGCCCTTCTGGCCCGTCTAGAACATCGTAGCAGTAACCAACTGCCTCGTTCCAAAAGCGCTGAAATCCTGAATTTGCATGCTTTTGCATTTGCTCGTATTCTTGGTGCGGCTTACCTAACTGTCGGGCGAAATTTGCCATAGTTGCTAGAGCATTGCACCATAAGGCATTGACTTCTATGGGTTTGCCAATGCGGGGCGTAACTACCCAATCACCAACTTTGGCATCCATCCAGGTGAGTTGCACACCTGTTTCACCCGCATAAAGTAGCCCATCATTGGGGTCGAGGTGGATGTTGTAGCGCGTTCCTTGACGATGCCAATTAATAATGTCTGCTAGCACAGGAAAGAGTTCACTTAGCAGTTCCTCATCTTTAGTTGCGGCATAATAAGCACGGATTGCTTCAAAATACCAGAGGGTTGCATCTACTGTATTATATTCTGGGGCTTCACCCGCATCTGGAAAGCGGTTAGGTAACATCCCTTGATTTACGTACCTGGCAAAAGTACGCAAAATCGGGCGTGCTAACTCTGGACGACCAACTGAAATTGTCAAACCTGGTAAGCTAATCATTGTATCGCGCCCCCAGTCACTAAACCAATGATAACCAGCAATGATTGTTTTACCGTCGGGTTGATCGGGTAGTGGACGACTAACGATAAACTGGTCGGTAGCTAAGACTAACTGATGTATCCACTCTGGGGTTGTTTTAGGATTGACATGGTTATCTTTCCAGATTCCGAGCAGCTTTTGGTCATAGGAGTGACGTAAGTCTAACGCAGCCTTGCCATTTAAATCTGGATATATTTCAGTGCTGGCAACAAAGGTGAGTGATTCACCAGGTTGGAGGGTGGCTTCAAAAGTGGCTGCATGCAAATGGTCTTCGCGATCGTCGAGTCCGCGATCGCGTTCTCTGGCTAAGTCAAATTCATAGTACCATTGGTGGGCGGGTGAAATGTGAGTGCGATCGCTTAATAAATATAGCGGCACTGCTCCCTCAAAAGCGGTAACACGGATGCCTTGCTCAACAGCATCAATAGACATCTGCCAGTCTTGTGTATGTGTGTTACCGTGATAATCGCGATAATTCACCAATGCTTTGAGCTTTAATACCAGTGGTTGGGTAGCTCGATGCAGGTGATATTGAAGATATGTGGTATTGCTGTCGGCTTGCATCCATACACGTTTTTCCAACGAAGCATCTGCACAAGCAAATCGCCACCTTGGTATTGTTCCCTCTAACTCGAAGGATTCAATGTGTCGATAACCATCGGGATTAATGGCTCCACCATGCCAACGGTTGGCTCCAAGAGAATAATTGCGCCCATCATACAGAGCGGTTTCATCTAACTTAGCTAATAACAGAGTTCTCATTAGTGGCGGCTTCAGTGCAGCCACAAGTAAACCGTGATAGCGGCGTGTCAGGATACCTGCTACTGTGCCCGATGCATAACCACCGATGCCATTAGTTACTAACCATTCTCGCCCTGCTGCCAAATCGAGAACACCGCAAATTTCACGTCCAAAGTTGATACTCATAAGTGATAATGCGCTCTGTACTCCATCGCCAAATTTTAGATTTTAAATTTTGGATTTAAGATTCAAAATTTCAATAGGTTTGTTCGTGTACATTTCGTAGAAAAGCCCCCGAATTTAAACGCGAGAATAAATCTAAAATCCAAAATTAAATGACAAGCCCCTGACTTGATTGCTGGGGTCAATCTAAAATCCAAAATTGATTAACAAAAACTCTTGAATGGTAGAGCCAACACAATCTATCTACTGTTCGTGATAATTTCGGCTTAATCCTCCATCTACATAGAAAGTTGCGCCTGTGATGTAGTCGGCATCTGATGAAGCTAAAAAGGCAACGATGGGGGCGATATCTGTCGTTTTGCCTAAACGACCCAAGGGAATATTTTTCAATAGCGCTCCCAATTTTTCTGGGTCATTTAATAGTTTAGTATTGATTGGTGTCTCGATCGCTCCTGGGGCAACATTGTTAATTGTAATTCCCAGAGGGCCAAGCTCAACTGCAAGGTTACGCATCATCATTTTTACACCCCCCTTGCTGGCACAATAGTGAGTGAAGTGGGGGAATGCTATTTCCTCATGGGTAGAGCTAATATTGATGATTTTACCAGTTCGCTTGGTTTCGATGAGGTGCTGGGCGATCGCTTGAGTTGCGAAAAATGTACCTTTGAGGTTGAGATTCATGACGGCATCATAGTCGGCTTCGGTGAGGTTCCAGAAGTCGGCATTTCGACCGTCGATTCCAGCATTATTTACGAGAATATCTAGCTTTCCAAAGTGTTGAATACCTTGGTCTATTAAATGGCGAATGTCGCTGATTATACTTAAATCAGCTTTAACAGTTAAGCCTTTGCATCCCACAGCTTCCACTTTCGACAAAGTTTCTTGAGCGCCTTCGGGATGAGAACGGTAGTCTATCACAACATCTGCACCTTCCTCAGCAAGACGGACAGCGATCGCTTGACCTATTCCTCCACTGCTACCAGTGACTAAAGCTATTTTACCTTCTAGTTTCTTCATTGATTTTATCCTTCTAGAGTATTTTGATATTTTTTGAATTTGATAAATGACTCTCAATTAAATGCACATTGTTTTCTGACACGTCATCTATCTATTGGATTAAAAAAGTAATCAAGAAAATTTATCAGTCGAGGTAGATGCTAAAATAGCCAATCTATTGATGTTTTTGAATATGTGGTACTTTCACATTTTTAAAAATACAACGATAGTTGGGAACATGAAAAAGTTTGCCTGTCAAAA
This genomic interval from Nostoc sp. KVJ3 contains the following:
- a CDS encoding MGH1-like glycoside hydrolase domain-containing protein → MTQEELRLAADRDRTAYWKRWGSYLSERQWGTVREDYSPDGTAWEFFPHDHARSRAYRWGEDGIAGISDNHQRLCFAIALWNGEDAILKERLFGLTGNQGNHGEDVKEYYFYLDNTPTHSYMKYLYKYPQAAFPYNQLVEENRRRDRQSPEFELINTGIFDQDRYFDVFVEYAKASADDILIEISVINRGPEAKTLHLLPTLWFRNTWSWTDSQEEKPWLKISQSNSQLSTIEAYHPSLETRWLYCNETPELLFTENETNNQRLFGVNNTSPYVKDGINNYLVNGQKTDVNPNRIGTKFAARYELNIGAGETKKIRLRLSDAQDLTAPFGTEFDTVWQQRQREADEFYQRICPLPMSEDKRNVQRQAFAGMLWSKQFYYYVIEEWLKGDPAGPVPPTSRLSGRNHEWFHVFNDDIISMPDKWEYPWFAAWDLAFHVIPLSMIDPEFAKLQLSRLTREWYMHPNGQLPAYEWAFGDVNPPVHAWAAWQVYQIEQKIYGHADKKFLESVFQKLLLNFTWWVNRKDLEGRNIFQGGFLGMDNIGVFDRSVQLPTGGYLQQADGTSWMAMYCLNMLTIALELAKDNSTYEDIASKFFEHFLYIADAMNGVGDAEIALWDEDDGFYYDALHSPDGHQFPMKVRSLVGLIPLCAVSILESETLDRLPGFHQRTQWFLQNRHDLTRNIACMHTQGMGERRLLAIVYPDKLRRILEKMLDATEFFSPYGIRSVSKVHASHPYVLKVDGQEHRVDYEPAESTTGMFGGNSNWRGPIWFPINYLLLESLQKFYSYFGDDFKVECPTGSGQMMTLKEVSIALGERLIEIFLADASGQRPFYGGTEKFQTDPNWRNLILFNEYFHGDNGAGIGASHQTGWTGLIAKLIQECSEQALSDDI
- a CDS encoding amylo-alpha-1,6-glucosidase; translation: MSINFGREICGVLDLAAGREWLVTNGIGGYASGTVAGILTRRYHGLLVAALKPPLMRTLLLAKLDETALYDGRNYSLGANRWHGGAINPDGYRHIESFELEGTIPRWRFACADASLEKRVWMQADSNTTYLQYHLHRATQPLVLKLKALVNYRDYHGNTHTQDWQMSIDAVEQGIRVTAFEGAVPLYLLSDRTHISPAHQWYYEFDLARERDRGLDDREDHLHAATFEATLQPGESLTFVASTEIYPDLNGKAALDLRHSYDQKLLGIWKDNHVNPKTTPEWIHQLVLATDQFIVSRPLPDQPDGKTIIAGYHWFSDWGRDTMISLPGLTISVGRPELARPILRTFARYVNQGMLPNRFPDAGEAPEYNTVDATLWYFEAIRAYYAATKDEELLSELFPVLADIINWHRQGTRYNIHLDPNDGLLYAGETGVQLTWMDAKVGDWVVTPRIGKPIEVNALWCNALATMANFARQLGKPHQEYEQMQKHANSGFQRFWNEAVGYCYDVLDGPEGHDQSLRPNQIFAVSLPESPLTPVQQRAVVESCARSLLTSGGLRSLDPKHPQYQGNYGGDQLQRDSAYHQGTVWGWLIGPFVLAHLRVFNHPAQARSFLKPMANHLCAHGVGSLSEIFDGNEPFTPRGCIAQAWTVAEVLRAWVATENI
- a CDS encoding glucose 1-dehydrogenase produces the protein MKKLEGKIALVTGSSGGIGQAIAVRLAEEGADVVIDYRSHPEGAQETLSKVEAVGCKGLTVKADLSIISDIRHLIDQGIQHFGKLDILVNNAGIDGRNADFWNLTEADYDAVMNLNLKGTFFATQAIAQHLIETKRTGKIINISSTHEEIAFPHFTHYCASKGGVKMMMRNLAVELGPLGITINNVAPGAIETPINTKLLNDPEKLGALLKNIPLGRLGKTTDIAPIVAFLASSDADYITGATFYVDGGLSRNYHEQ